Proteins from a single region of Octopus bimaculoides isolate UCB-OBI-ISO-001 chromosome 11, ASM119413v2, whole genome shotgun sequence:
- the LOC106880897 gene encoding delta(14)-sterol reductase LBR, whose amino-acid sequence METYRNNRVNKKGANKTEKTTDLEFGGILGTAVNIVALPCIVIIMNLMCNEQTCKFGQLPFIYNWWTYFFDWTAVSMFLFWMIFQSFLAILPVGKLYLGVPLRDGSRLQYRCNGFLSLLISIFGFVAAVHMGFPASIIYDKFFQMMIFALIFSYISSILLYIRSWKVAPSKLAPNGNSGNMFYDFFMGHELNPRIGSFDLKFFCEMRPGLIGWVIINLSFVVKSYFDHFGPSPALLLVTIFQGFYIVDALWFEEAILTTIDITSDGFGFMLCFGDLVWVPFLYTLQGKYLMTQSHSLPWYVLTALTVINCIGYFIFRSSNSQKNTFRRDPKHQSVAHLQSIPTSSTNRRLLVSGWWGMCQKPNYLGDIIMSLCWSLTCGFGSIIPYFYPIYLIILLIHRERRDSAACEKKYGNSWKKYCSKVKYRIIPYIY is encoded by the coding sequence ATGGAAACTTACAGAAACAACCGTGTAAATAAAAAAGGTgccaacaaaacagaaaaaacgaCTGATTTGGAATTTGGTGGCATTTTGGGAACTGCAGTAAACATTGTAGCTTTGCCATGCATTGTCATTATTATGAATCTCATGTGTAACGAACAAACATGTAAATTCGGTCAGTTACCTTTCATTTATAACTGGTGGACGTATTTTTTCGATTGGACTGCAGTGTCGATGTTTTTATTTTGGATGATATTCCAATCTTTCTTGGCTATACTTCCTGTTGGAAAATTGTACCTAGGTGTCCCATTAAGAGATGGGTCACGACTTCAGTACAGATGTAACGGTTTCCTAAgtttattaatatctatatttggTTTTGTAGCTGCTGTCCACATGGGCTTCCCAGCTAGCATTATTTACGACAAGTTTTTTCAAATGATGATATTTGCTTTAATTTTCAGTTACATTTCAAGTATTTTACTTTACATAAGATCCTGGAAAGTAGCACCTTCAAAACTAGCTCCGAATGGAAACTCGGGGAATATGTTTTACGATTTTTTCATGGGACATGAACTCAATCCAAGGATCGGTTCTTTCGATTTGAAATTCTTTTGTGAAATGCGTCCAGGATTGATTGGCTGGGTTATAATTAACCTTAGTTTTGTTGTAAAATCCTATTTTGATCATTTTGGGCCATCACCTGCCCTCTTGCTTGTAACTATCTTCCAAGGCTTTTATATAGTTGATGCTTTGTGGTTCGAAGAAGCTATATTAACCACTATCGATATAACCTCTGATGGGTTTGGTTTCATGTTGTGTTTTGGTGACCTCGTCTGGGTACCATTTTTGTATACACTACAGGGTAAATACCTTATGACGCAATCTCACAGCCTTCCGTGGTATGTTTTAACTGCATTAACTGTCATAAACTGTATTGGTTACTTTATTTTCCGTTCATCTAATTCCCAGAAAAATACATTTAGACGTGATCCCAAACATCAATCGGTAGCGCATTTACAAAGTATCCCCACTTCATCCACCAATCGCCGATTATTAGTATCTGGATGGTGGGGCATGTGCCAGAAACCTAACTATTTAGGAGACATTATTATGTCTCTCTGCTGGTCTTTGACCTGTGGGTTCGGAAGCATCATTCCTTACTTTTACCCAATTTATTTAATCATCTTATTAATCCATCGCGAGAGACGAGATTCGGCTGCGTGtgaaaagaaatatggaaatagctggaagaaatattgtaGTAAAGTGAAATATCGAATTATTCCTTATATATACTAA